The DNA sequence GGTCGCCTGGCCCGGGTCCCGAAGGCCCGAGCGGGTGATCGTCAAGAACCGGGTCGGGTACGCCGTGCAACGCCGGAAGCCGTTCGTCCTCTCGCCGGACCGCAAACCGAAACGCGGGCTCGTGTTCGCCGCCCAGACGGTGGCCGCGCTCAGCTCGCCGCAGACGCTGATCCGGCTCATCACGGGAACCCGGACGCTGCAGCGGGAGGGCGGCGCGTACACGGCCACCATCCTCCTGGGAATGCTCGACTTCGACCTGATCACGTACCTGGTCGGGGAGTATGTGCCGGACGACCAGGTAGCCGGCTACCTCACCTATACCCTCACCCTCGACGAGCGCGACCTGCCCACGGAGCTGCGCCTGGTGTGGGGGACCCCCGCCGTCCTCGCCCCCGCCCCCGAGTCGGACTTCGTCACCCGCTACCGCGACTGGCGGGCCCGCGAGGAGATCACCCTTCCGGGCTGACCGGTGCGGCACGGCCGGACGGCCCGCGGCGAGGCGGGACCGGATCGCCGCCCGATGCGTGGATTCACCCCACCCGGCCGATCTTGCCGCCTCTAGCATGTGTCCGGACGACGGCGGGACGCCACGCCGGGGAGGTGGTCCCGTGACACCACGGATGGCGGCAAGGGGTGATTGGGTGCCGGTGGACGCGTTACGGCCGGGCGATCCGCCGTACCTGGGGGGCTACCGCATCGAGCGACGGCTGGGCGAGGGCGGCCAGGGTGTCGTCTACCTGGGTGTCTCCCCGAGCGGCCAGAAGGTCGCGATCAAGGTCCTCCGGTCCCGTCTTTTCTCCGGCGACGCCTCGGCGTTCGGCCGGGAGATCGCCGCTGCCCGTCAGGTCGCCGAGTTCTGCACGGCCGCCGTCCTCGACGTCGCCCTCGACCACGACCCGCCGTACGTGGTCAGCGAGTACGTCGACGGGCCGACGCTCCAGCAGGTGATCGCCGCCGAGGGCGTGCGGACGGGCGCGGCCCTGCACCGGCTCGCCGTGGCCACGATCACCGCGCTCGCCGCGATCCACCGGGCGGGGGTGGTGCACCGCGACTTCAAGCCGTCGAACGTGCTGCTCGCCCCGGACGGCCCGCGGGTGATCGACTTCGGCATCGCGCGGCTCGTGGACCTGACCACGACGACCGGCACGACGGCCGGGTCGCCGCCGTACATGGCGCCGGAGCACTTCACCGGCGCCCGGATCGGGCCCGAGGCGGACATCTTCGCCTGGGGGTCGACGATGGTGTTCGCGGCCACCGGCCGGCCGCCGTTCGGCGACGACAACATCGCCGCGGTCTCCTACCGCATCCTCAGCGCCGAGCCCGACCTCAGCGCGATTCCCGAGCCGCTCCGCGACGTGGTGCGCCGCTGCCTGGCGAAGGATCCGGCGCAGCGGCCGACCGCGAACGAGGTGCTGCTGCGGCTGCTCAACCGCTCCGACCCGTCCCCGGCCGAGGCGCTGGAGCAGGGCCGGGCGGTGGCCCGGGGGGTCGCGACCGTGGACCTCGGCGACGGCCCGACGACCCTGCCCTCGCTGCCCCGCCGCAAGGTCCTCACCGGGGTGGGGGCAATGACCGCCGCGCTCGCCGCGTCCAGTGCGATGCTGTGGTACCGGCTCACGTCGGACGACACCCCGGCCACGCTCGCCGCGGAGGCCCCGTCCTCCGCCACCCCCACGGCGACCCGCGCGGCGGCCTCGGGGGCGTTCCCGCCTCCCGACAACCCGCAGGAGCTCGCGGCGGCGATCGACGCCGCGCTGGCCGTCACCCCGTCCGCGACCTTCGAGTTCGATGGCGGTTTCACGCAGAGCGACTGGAGCGTGTCGGCGGAGGGACGGCTCTACCACGACAGCGTGGAGCGGCGCGAGACCGCCTTCGACATGGTGATCCACTATCCGCCCGCGGAGCAGGACCTCGGACCCGAGCAGATGATCATCGCGAACGGCGCGGGCTACGCGCTCCAGCGCCGGAACGCGAAGTTCACCCTCGATCCGGAGGAGAAGAAGTTGCCCTCCTACGCGCGGGCCGCCCACATGGTGGTCGCGATGAGCTCGATCCAGGCGATCCTCGAGCTCCTTCTCGCCACCAACCGCGTGCGGCGCAAGGACCGGACCTACACCGGCGGCGTGCCAGTGCGGGAGGACACGCACGAGCTCGTGGTCCGCTACCTGCGTGACTGGGGTGGCGCGAGCGGCTACGTCAACTACCGGCTCACCGTCGACGAGCACGACCTGCCCAAGCAGTGGCGCGTCGGGTGGCGGATGCCTTACGGGGACGGCAGCGTGCTCGAGTCGTTCTTCACCACCCGATACCGTGAGTGGCGCGGCGACCGGAAGATCAGCCCTCCCCGCTGACCGGCACGGCACCGCCGTACGCGCACAGGTCGCGCAGCTCGCACTCGCCGCACCGCGGCGCCAGGGCGCGGCACACGGTACGGCCGTGCACGATGAACGCCACGTGCAGCTCGTGGCGGATCTCCGGCGGCACGAGCGGGGTGAGCAGGGCCTGCGCCTTGGCGGCGGTGGTGCCCGGCGGCACCCAGCCGAGCCGGGTGACGATGCGGTGCACGTGCGTGTCCACGGGGAACGCGGGGCGGCCCATGGCGAACACGAGCACGCACGCGGCGGTCTTCGGGCCCACCCCGGGCAGCGAGGTGAGGTAGGCCTCGGCCTCCTCGTCGCCGAGCCCGCGCAGCCGGTCGAGGTCGATGCGTCCTTCCCGCCGCTCGATCTCGGCGAGGATCTCCTGGATCCGGCGGGCCTTCACCGCGGCGAGCCCGCCGGGCCGGATCGCGTCCGCCACCTCGTCCGGCGGCGCGTCCGCGACCTGCTCCCAGCTCGGGAACCGCTCCTTCAGCCGGGCGAACGCCCGCCCGGAGTTGACGTCCGAGGTGTTCTGGGACAGCACGGTCGCCACCACCTGGTCGATGATCGGCAGCGGCGCGCCGGGCCGGAACGGCCCCTGCCGGGCCCGCAACCGCCGCAGCACCTCCCGGATCGTCTCGGGGTCCGGCCCCGTCATCGGCGCCGTCATCCGCGCTCCTCGGTCCTGTCGCCCGCGTCGGCCGTACGGCACGGCCCGACGCCACCCAAGCCTACGGCGGCCGGGGCCGTGCCCGTGATCGCCCCCGTGTGCGGCCGGCCGCCCCGGTGCGCGGTACGGCGGCTCGCCTGGCACGTCATCGACCGCCTCTGGGAGACGGAGGACCGCCGCACCTGAACCCCGGCCGGCGGTCAGGGCGGCGGGCGGTGTCCCGCCGTGACCCGGCCGTGGCCGGAGAGGTGTGCCGATTTCGAGTCGTTTGCCGCTGTCATTCGCTTTTGCCGGTGTTGCCGGGAGTCGCGCCGGGTGGGATCGTCGGGGCCGCAGGCCGTACGCGTCCGGTACGACCAGGGGCAGGGGCGATGAGCATCGTCGGAGTGCACGGCATCGGCAAGTACCGCTACTTCCAGGCGGCGGGTTCGGCGTCCGGGGCGGCCGAGGCCATGCGGGCCAAGTGGAACCGCTACCTGCACGCCGGGCTGCACGGCGCCGCGCCGTACGACGGGCGGTCCTACATCAGCGAGATCGCCTACTACGCGCACCTGCTGCGGCAGGGCGACGCCGAGCCGATCCGCGACCTGCGCCGCATGGGGCCGGAGCACTCCCTGCTCATGGCCGACTGGCTCACCCAGCTCGGCCTCGGCAGGCTCGACGGGGTGCGCGCGGTCGCGGGGGAGTCGCTCACCGGCATGCTCCGCCGGCTCGCCGAGTGGGCGGTCGGGCGGTTCGGCCCGCGGCTGGAGGAGTTCGCCAGGAACTTCGTGCCCGAGGTCGCGGCCTACCTGGCCGCCCCGGACGCGGCCGCCCGGGTGCGGGCCCGGGACGCGGTGGCCGAGGTGATCCGGCGCCGCCGGCCCGCGGTGGTGGTCGCCCACTCCCTGGGCAGCGTCGTGACCTACGAGGCGTTGTGGGCGCACCCCGGGCTCCGGGTCGAGCTGCTGGTCACCATGGGCAGCCCGCTCGGCATGCGGAACGTCGTCTTCGAACGGCTGCTCCCGGCGCCGCTCAACGGCCGGGGAGAGCGCCCGCCGGGGGTGGGCCGGTGGGTGAACATCGCCGACAAGGACGACATCGTGGCCATCCCCGCGACGCTGTCCGACCGCTTCGCCGGGGTGGACGCCGACGAGCTGGTCAACATCGACTGGATCGACTTCCACACGGTCGAGAAGTACCTGGCGTGCGGCGCGCTGAACCGCCACCTCAAGCCGTACCTGTGACGCCCGGCCCGGGGCGGCGTCAGCGGGGGAGGACCGGATGGGGCCGCAGCGCGTGGGCGCGCAGCGCCGCCCGCACCGCGAGCTCCCCGTACGGGGTGAGCACGACCAGGCCGCGCAGCCGCGGATCCGGCCGGTGGCAGTCGAGCGCCCGCAGCCGGTCGCACAGCAGCAGCCGCTGCTCGCGCACGGCCAGGGTGAGGCGCTCGCCGTCCTCCCACTCCTCGCCCAGCACCTCGCGCGTCCGCCGCTCCAGCCGCGCGGGCGGCATCGGGCCGTCGACGAGCAGCAGGGCGAGCATCACCTCCCGTGCGGCGAGCGCGACCGCGTTGCCGGTGCCGACCACGGCCCGCACCGCCGCGGCCCAGAACACCTGCTCGTCGGCGACCATGCGCCGCCCCAGCGGGGTGAGCACCAGCCGGTCCCCGAGGCGGCGCACCGCGCGCAGCTCCCGGGCGGCGACGTACCGCAGGCAGCGCAGCGGCGGCACGTCGGCCTCCGCCACGGCATCGCCCGCGCCGTCGCGCCAGCCGAACGCGTCGGCCGCCACGGCGACCAGGCCCGGCGCGATCTCGTGCCGCCCGGTGAGCGCGAGCCCGTCGCGGGCCTCGGCGAGCAGCCAGCGCAGCGGCCCGAACGCGGCCGGGGACGACGGGATCGGCCGGTCGAGCAGCTCCGCGGCGGCGCCGAGCAGCGCCGCCTTGGCCGGGGTGACCGTGCGCGTCCAGGCGGCGAGCCGCTCGGCGTGCACCCGGTCGAGCCACGGCCCGTCCGGCCGCGGCGCGGTGAGGCACCGCTCGGTGAGCGTGGTGCGGGTGCGTTCCCAGCCGCGCGCGCCCGGCCGCAGCTCGCCCGCGGTCACCGCCATCTCCAGTACGGCGGCGCAGGCGTGCCGG is a window from the Thermopolyspora flexuosa genome containing:
- a CDS encoding serine/threonine-protein kinase translates to MPVDALRPGDPPYLGGYRIERRLGEGGQGVVYLGVSPSGQKVAIKVLRSRLFSGDASAFGREIAAARQVAEFCTAAVLDVALDHDPPYVVSEYVDGPTLQQVIAAEGVRTGAALHRLAVATITALAAIHRAGVVHRDFKPSNVLLAPDGPRVIDFGIARLVDLTTTTGTTAGSPPYMAPEHFTGARIGPEADIFAWGSTMVFAATGRPPFGDDNIAAVSYRILSAEPDLSAIPEPLRDVVRRCLAKDPAQRPTANEVLLRLLNRSDPSPAEALEQGRAVARGVATVDLGDGPTTLPSLPRRKVLTGVGAMTAALAASSAMLWYRLTSDDTPATLAAEAPSSATPTATRAAASGAFPPPDNPQELAAAIDAALAVTPSATFEFDGGFTQSDWSVSAEGRLYHDSVERRETAFDMVIHYPPAEQDLGPEQMIIANGAGYALQRRNAKFTLDPEEKKLPSYARAAHMVVAMSSIQAILELLLATNRVRRKDRTYTGGVPVREDTHELVVRYLRDWGGASGYVNYRLTVDEHDLPKQWRVGWRMPYGDGSVLESFFTTRYREWRGDRKISPPR
- a CDS encoding endonuclease III domain-containing protein — translated: MTAPMTGPDPETIREVLRRLRARQGPFRPGAPLPIIDQVVATVLSQNTSDVNSGRAFARLKERFPSWEQVADAPPDEVADAIRPGGLAAVKARRIQEILAEIERREGRIDLDRLRGLGDEEAEAYLTSLPGVGPKTAACVLVFAMGRPAFPVDTHVHRIVTRLGWVPPGTTAAKAQALLTPLVPPEIRHELHVAFIVHGRTVCRALAPRCGECELRDLCAYGGAVPVSGEG